The DNA window AAGTAAGGGCTGCGGACTGCATCTTAAGGATGGTGTCAAAGCCTTTGAGCCAGAGGCCGATAAGACTGCAGTAGTACTTCAAAGCGGCAAGAGAATATCTGCAGATATGATAATACTCTCCATAGGCGTAAAACCCAACAATATGCTGGCTAAAGCGGCAGGACTTGAAATGGGCATTACCGGTGGCATAAGGGTAAATGAGTATCTACAGACCTCAGATCCTGACATATATGCTTTGGGGGATGCTATAGAAGTAACAGACTACGTAAGCGGTAATCCTGTGTTGATACCTCTTGCAGGACCTGCAAACAAGCAAGGAAGAATTGCAGCCAATAATATTGCAGGACGTAAGGAAGCTTACAAAGGGACACAAGGGACGGCAATCGCGAAAGTATTTGATATAGCTGCAGCGTCAACGGGAATTAATGAAAAGACACTAAAGAAGCTTGGCAAGGAGATCGAAAAAGATTATATTACGACAACCACTCACTCGGCTTCCCATGCAGGCTATTATCCTGGAGGAAGCACAATGGCTATAAAGACCATCTATACTCCTGAAGGCAGGGTGCTGGGTGCCCAAATAGTCGGCTTTGACGGTGTGGATAAGAGGATAGACTATATCGCGATAGCAGTAAGGCATAGGATGACAGTGCATGATCTGCAGGAATTTGAGCTAGCTTATGCACCGCCCTTCTCTTCAGCAAAGGACCCGGTAAATATGGCCGGATATGTGGGAAGCAACATTTTGAACGGAGATGTCAAGGCAGCTTATTGGGATGAAGCAATGAATGCAGATATGAGCAATACCTTCCTGTTAGATGCCAGAGAACCTTCTGAATATGAGCAGGGGCATATACCGAATGCCGTGAACATTCCATTAGGTCAGATAAGAAGCAGGCTTAGTGAGATACCCAGGGATAAAGAGATAATAGTCAACTGCCAGGTGGGGTTGCGTTCTTATATAGGAGTCAGAATGCTGATGCAAAATGGCTTTGAGAAGGTAAAGAACCTCAGCGGAGGCTATAAGTCCTACAGAGCGGTAG is part of the Clostridia bacterium genome and encodes:
- a CDS encoding FAD-dependent oxidoreductase; translation: MGKKVLIVGGVAGGASAAARLRRVDEKAEIIIFEKGQYISFANCGLPYYIGGAIRERKNLLVQTAQAMKARFNIDVRELSEVIKVDRQRKIVEVKTLRDGSTYEESYDVLVLSPGAAPVKPPIPGIDSPNIYTLRDIPDTDSIKGFLDEKKPQSAVVVGGGFIGLEMAENLYAAGLRIDIVEALDQVMAPLDYEMAAIVHNHIRSKGCGLHLKDGVKAFEPEADKTAVVLQSGKRISADMIILSIGVKPNNMLAKAAGLEMGITGGIRVNEYLQTSDPDIYALGDAIEVTDYVSGNPVLIPLAGPANKQGRIAANNIAGRKEAYKGTQGTAIAKVFDIAAASTGINEKTLKKLGKEIEKDYITTTTHSASHAGYYPGGSTMAIKTIYTPEGRVLGAQIVGFDGVDKRIDYIAIAVRHRMTVHDLQEFELAYAPPFSSAKDPVNMAGYVGSNILNGDVKAAYWDEAMNADMSNTFLLDAREPSEYEQGHIPNAVNIPLGQIRSRLSEIPRDKEIIVNCQVGLRSYIGVRMLMQNGFEKVKNLSGGYKSYRAVEDDMKHNM